In uncultured Bacteroides sp., the following proteins share a genomic window:
- a CDS encoding LysM peptidoglycan-binding domain-containing protein, translated as MNSLKSLYVAVLFAGFSYFTASAQENNSYFLHTIEKGQSLHSIASTYNVSTVDILKLNPGCNEKLHAGQTLRIPQNKTKKQSQLYHTIQGGETLYGLTVKYKVSAQDICEANPGLSSANFKTGQVIVIPASSVAADSKEQSAKSAAPQYILRPEVKSKCQEMHKVQKKETIFSISQKYGVTQEELIAANPELKNGVKKGSLICIPYPTPKVEVKEIPSDTELFNTRKTKDEKLSVVKAAIILPFMLDEGKKTESARAVEFYEGFLLAIDSLKRTGTSVEVYTYDSGSAHSSINSILEKEELKKVNIIFGPLYNEHIKPLASFARKNNIKLVIPFSSKDNQVFNNPSVFQINTPHSYLYSEVYEHFFRKFTSANVIFLDADDSDGEKKEFINGFQQELRNKNVRYKVVKATTSASALSSALVPGKENIFIPTSGTNVTLIKCLPQLQFVLKQNPSANIHLFGYPEWQTYTKDHLAAFYELDTYFYSSFYTNNLLPEAVKFISSYRKWYSKDMINTYPKFGMLGFDMGYFFLNALSKYGTGFEKNLAQMSSMRPIQTGFRFERANNWGGFINKKVFFVNFSKNYELIKFDFE; from the coding sequence ATGAATTCACTTAAATCATTGTACGTAGCTGTGCTGTTTGCGGGATTTTCTTATTTTACAGCAAGCGCTCAGGAAAATAATTCTTATTTTCTTCATACAATTGAAAAGGGACAAAGCCTTCATTCAATTGCCAGCACTTACAATGTTTCTACTGTAGATATTCTAAAATTGAATCCAGGATGTAATGAAAAGCTACATGCCGGACAAACTCTTCGTATTCCTCAAAATAAAACAAAGAAACAATCTCAGTTATATCATACCATACAAGGTGGCGAAACTCTTTACGGACTCACTGTTAAATATAAAGTATCTGCACAAGATATCTGTGAGGCCAACCCGGGACTAAGTTCTGCAAACTTTAAAACCGGTCAGGTTATTGTAATACCAGCAAGCTCAGTTGCAGCTGATAGTAAGGAACAAAGCGCCAAATCTGCTGCTCCACAATATATATTACGTCCGGAGGTTAAGTCGAAATGCCAGGAGATGCATAAGGTGCAAAAGAAAGAAACAATCTTCAGTATCAGTCAGAAATACGGTGTTACTCAAGAGGAGTTGATTGCAGCTAATCCGGAATTGAAAAATGGAGTAAAGAAAGGAAGTCTTATTTGCATTCCTTATCCTACTCCCAAGGTTGAAGTAAAAGAAATTCCAAGTGATACTGAATTATTCAATACGCGAAAAACAAAGGATGAAAAGTTATCTGTTGTAAAAGCAGCTATTATTCTGCCATTTATGCTAGACGAAGGAAAGAAAACAGAATCGGCCCGGGCGGTAGAATTTTACGAAGGCTTTCTTCTCGCCATTGACAGTTTAAAGAGAACCGGAACATCAGTAGAGGTGTATACTTATGATTCAGGAAGTGCTCATTCATCTATTAATTCAATACTGGAAAAGGAAGAACTCAAGAAGGTGAACATAATCTTTGGTCCGTTATACAACGAGCATATTAAACCTCTGGCCAGCTTTGCCAGGAAGAACAATATAAAACTTGTTATTCCTTTTAGCTCTAAGGATAATCAGGTATTTAATAATCCATCTGTCTTTCAGATTAACACACCTCACTCCTATTTATATTCTGAGGTCTACGAACACTTCTTTCGCAAATTCACTTCAGCAAATGTAATATTCCTTGATGCAGATGATAGCGACGGAGAGAAGAAAGAGTTTATCAATGGCTTTCAGCAGGAGCTTAGAAATAAGAATGTTCGTTATAAAGTAGTAAAGGCCACTACTAGTGCTTCCGCTCTTTCAAGTGCACTCGTTCCTGGGAAAGAGAATATTTTTATCCCAACATCAGGTACAAATGTTACACTGATAAAGTGTTTGCCACAGTTACAGTTTGTATTAAAACAAAATCCTTCGGCAAACATCCACTTGTTTGGTTACCCTGAGTGGCAAACCTATACAAAAGATCATCTGGCAGCCTTCTATGAATTGGATACCTATTTCTATTCCTCTTTCTATACCAATAACTTATTGCCTGAGGCTGTTAAGTTTATCTCTTCTTATCGCAAGTGGTACAGCAAAGACATGATCAATACTTATCCTAAATTTGGAATGCTTGGCTTTGACATGGGATACTTTTTCCTGAATGCCCTTTCAAAATACGGTACAGGATTTGAAAAGAATTTGGCTCAGATGAGCTCTATGCGCCCTATTCAGACTGGTTTCAGATTTGAAAGAGCAAACAACTGGGGAGGATTCATTAACAAGAAAGTCTTCTTCGTCAACTTTTCCAAGAACTATGAATTAATTAAATTTGATTTCGAATAA
- a CDS encoding porin family protein, translating into MNKYILLLLLACISVPAAAQLGQQRNNLSFGINAGANYNNVSFTPTIKQKGFLAYSGGVTARYISEKYFAMLCGVQAELNYSQRGWEEMIQDNTNTYSRTMSYLEIPFLAHLGFGNEKGGQFFINMGPQLGYLLSEKEKFSSDWNASNRPNGVNYQYGMMADNKIDYGLVGGGGIEVHTGIGQFLLEGRYYLGLADFYKNNQANTNNFEKSSHNTLSVRLTYLFNITK; encoded by the coding sequence ATGAACAAATATATTTTATTACTATTATTAGCCTGCATATCAGTTCCTGCAGCTGCACAACTTGGTCAACAAAGAAACAATCTATCGTTTGGTATAAACGCCGGTGCAAACTATAATAATGTATCCTTTACGCCTACCATTAAGCAAAAAGGTTTTCTTGCTTACTCAGGCGGTGTAACGGCACGTTATATCTCGGAAAAGTACTTTGCAATGTTATGCGGAGTACAGGCAGAGCTCAATTATTCTCAACGAGGTTGGGAAGAGATGATTCAGGATAATACAAATACCTATAGTCGTACAATGAGCTATCTTGAAATACCATTCCTGGCTCATCTTGGTTTTGGTAATGAAAAAGGTGGGCAGTTTTTCATTAACATGGGACCACAGCTTGGTTATCTGTTAAGCGAAAAAGAAAAGTTTAGCTCTGACTGGAATGCCAGCAACCGTCCTAACGGGGTAAATTACCAATATGGAATGATGGCCGACAATAAGATTGACTATGGTCTTGTAGGTGGTGGTGGCATTGAAGTACACACCGGAATAGGACAGTTTCTTCTGGAAGGAAGATACTACTTAGGACTGGCCGATTTTTACAAGAACAACCAGGCAAACACGAATAACTTTGAAAAGTCATCTCACAATACTCTTTCAGTAAGACTGACTTATTTATTTAATATTACGAAATAG